From Nerophis lumbriciformis linkage group LG11, RoL_Nlum_v2.1, whole genome shotgun sequence, one genomic window encodes:
- the LOC133610239 gene encoding histone H2B-like, translating to MPDPAKSAPKKGSKKAVTKAAGKGKGKRRKARKESYAIYVYKVLKQVHPDTGISSKAMSIMNSFVNDIFERIATEASRLALYNKRRTISSREIQTAVRLLLPGELAKHAVSEGTKAVTKYTSSK from the coding sequence ATGCCTGACCCAGCTAAGTCCGCGCCCAAGAAGGGCTCCAAGAAAGCCGTCACCAAGGCTGCCGGAAAAGGCAAAGGGAAGCGCAGGAAGGCAAGGAAGGAGAGCTACGCCATCTACGTGTACAAGGTACTGAAGCAGGTCCACCCCGACACCGGCATCTCGTCCAAGGCCATGAGCATCATGAACTCCTTCGTCAACGACATCTTCGAGCGCATCGCCACCGAGGCGTCTCGTCTGGCTCTCTACAACAAGAGACGCACCATCTCTTCCAGGGAGATCCAGACCGCCGTCCGCCTCCTGCTGCCGGGTGAGCTGGCCAAGCACGCCGTGTCTGAGGGCACCAAGGCCGTCACCAAGTACACCAGCTCCAAGTAA